A segment of the Kiloniellales bacterium genome:
GCGAGGCCGGATCTTCTACGAGGCGTGCTGATAGCGCGGCACCGCTGCCCGCGTCAACGCAGCTTGATCTAGCGGCGGCGCGGCGTTGCGGGTTCGAGGCCGAGGCGGACCGCCGCGGGGCGCCGGCCGGCGAGGAGCAGGCCGCTCTTGAATCGGCTGGTCAGGGAGAAACGGCGCGGCTGCGGCGGCGCTTTGGTCAGTCCCCTGCCCGAGGTCGGTTTCTTCATCGCTTCCGCCTTCGGCTGATTGCTCAGCGGCATCCCTTTCGGAACGCGGTTGGAAACGATAGGCGGCGAAGTGTTAACCAAAGCTGAATCGTGCGGGCGCGACCGCAGCGAAGGGACGCGCCCGCGCCGTCGGAAAGCGATCAGGAGGCCGTTTCCTCTTCCTCGACGAAGCGCGGGAAGACTCCCTGCGGCTTCGGCAGCTCCCTGCCGACAGCAAGCGGCGACGGAAGCGCCGCCGCATCGCGGTCCGCTTCCGCGACGCCGAGTTGGTCAAGCAGCCGGGCCATGGACTGCGGCATCACCGGCTGGCTCACGATTGCCAGGTGGCGCAGCACCTCGGCGCCGACGTAGAGCACCGTCGCCATCCGGGCCGGATCGGTCTTTCTCAAAGCCCAAGGCGCCTGCTCGTCAACGTAGCGGTTCGCGGCGCCGACGAGCTCCCAGGTCGCTTCCAGCGCCTTGTGGAAGGCCTGGACCTCGTAGTGCGCGCGCAGCCGGTCGAGCAGCCCCGCAGCCTGGTCGAGCAGAGCCCGGTCGGCGTCCGCGAAGGCACCGGGCGCCGGCACCCGGCCCTCGCAGTTCTTGGCAATCATCGACAGGATGCGCTGACCCAGGTTGCCAAAGTCGTTGGCCAAGTCGCTGTTGCTGCGACGAATCAGGCTCTCGCGCGAGATGCTGCCGTCATTGCCGAAGGGCACCTCGCGCAGCAGGTAATAGCGCAGCTGGTCCAGGCCGAATTCCTCGACGATGGCCTGGGGCGAGAGAACGTTGCCCAGCGACTTGGACATCTTCTGGCCCTCGACGTTGAGGAAGCCGTGGGCGAAGACCCGCTTGGGCAGCGGCAGGCCGGCGGACATCAGGAAGGCCGGCCAGTAGATCGTGTGGAAGCGCAGGATGTCCTTGCCGATGACGTGCAGGTCTGCGGGCCAGTAGGTCTTGAAGGCCTCGCAGTCCTCGTCCGGATAGCCGACGCCGGTGATGTAGTTGGTCAGGGCGTCGAGCCAGACGTACATGATGTGGTCGGCGTCGCCCGGCACCGGGATGCCCCAGCGGAAGGTGGTGCGCGAGATCGAGAGGTCGAGCAGCCCCTGCTTGATGAAGTTCTCGACCTCGTTGCGCCGGTAATGCGGCAGAATGAAGTCCGGGTTGGCCGCGTAGTGCGCCAGCAGCTTGTCGGCGTAGGCCGAGAGCCGGAAGAAGTAGGTCGGCTCCTCGACCCAGTCGACCGGCGCGCCGGACGGCGCCAGGAACCTGCCCTCGCCGTCCTTGGTCAGCTCGTCCTCGGCGAAGAAGGCCTCGTCGCGCACCGAGTACCAGCCGGCGTACTTGCCGAGGTAGATGTCTCCGGCCGCCTCCAGCTTTCGCCAGATCGCCTGGCTGGAGGTGACATGCCGGGCCTCGGTGGTCCGGATGAAGTCGTCGTTTGAGATGTCGAGGTAGCCGCCCATTGCGCGGAACAGGCCGGCGATCTCGTCGCAGAAGGCCTTGGGCTCCTTGCCCGCGGCGCCGGCGAACTGCTCGACCTTCTGGCCGTGCTCGTCGGTCCCGGTCAGGAAATGCACGTCGTAACCGTCCAGCCGCTTGAAGCGCGCCATGACATCCGTCGCGATGGCCTCGTAGGCATGCCCCAGGTGGGGCGCACCATTGACGTAGGAGATCGCGGTCGTGATGTAGTACGGCGTCTTGTCCGCGGCGGACATGGACAACTCCTCGGAGACTTACCGGGCCTTCGGGATCAGGCCGCGAGGGCCTCGAGCTCTTGGAAGGCGGCCATGAAGACCTGCCGGCGGTCGAGGTTGACCGCCTCGGCACGGCCGAACAGGCGGTGCAACTTCTCCCACAGGCTCGCGGCCTGCGCAAGATTGCCCTGGGCCAGCAGACGGCCGAGCAGGGCGCCCTCCCCGGCCACGATCTCCTCCGGCTGCCGGCCCTGGGCCGCGGCCCGGGCCAGGCGCGCCAGCCACCAGAGCAGCAGATCGCTCGCGGTGCGGAAGGCGGCCCCGGAGCGGTCGCGGCCAAGCCGTTCGGCCAGGGCCTTGAGCTTGGCGAAGTCCGTCCGCGGCAGCTCGGCCAAGAGTGCGACCAGCTCGGCATAGAGCCCGAGCCCGCCCTGCGAAGCCAGGTCCAGGGCCCGGCCGATGCTGCCCTCGGCCAGCTGGACCAGGCCGGCGGCTTCCTGGGCCGGCAGCTCCGGCGCGTAGCGGCCCAGGAGCTGCGTCACCTCGGCGTCTGGCAAGGGCGGCAGCACCAGGTGGCAGCAGCGCGAGCGGATGGTCGGCAGCAGGCGCCCTGGGGCATGGGCCAGCAGCAGCAGCAGGGTGTTCTTCGGCGGCTCCTCCAGGGCCTTCAGGAGGGCGTTGGCGGCGTTGCGGTTCAAGTCGTCGGCGGCGTCGACCAAGATGAGGCGCCAGCCGCCCAAGGCCGGGGTCAGGTGGACGAAGCCAAGGGCGGCGCGGACCCTGTCGACGCTGATCGACTGCTGCGGCTTGCCGCTCTCGTCCTGGCCCCGCTCCAGGACCCTTAGGTCGGGATGGCTGGCCGAGGCGATCAGGCGGAAGGCCTCGCCGTCCTCCGGCACCGCCAGGCTACCGGGGGGATCGCCAGGATCGGCGCCAAAGAGGCCCGGCTCCTGGGCCGCGCGACCCTGCCCTTGTCCCAGGACGAAGCGCGCGAAGCGATAGGCCAGGGTCGCCTTGCCGACCCCGCGCGGCCCGCTGATCAGCCAGCCGTGCGGGAGCCGACCGGAATGGAAAGCCTCGAGCAGCCGCGCCTCGGCGGCGTCCTGGCCCAGCAACAGCGGGTTGGCACGCGGCAGCGGCGGTCCGATCGTCGCCGGCTCAGCAGCGGTCATGGCAGGATTAGCCCCAGGCGCTCGGTGACGGCTTTGCAGACGGCGCGGTGCACCGCATCGGCATCGCCGCGGCCGTCGATCAAGGCGCAGCGCTCCGGCTCCGCCCGGGCGATCGCCTGAAAGCCCTCACGGACCCGCTGGTGAAAGGCAGTTCCCATGGCCTCGTAGCGCGCCGCCCCGCCGGCGCGCGCGCCGGCCCGGGCCAGGCCCAGCTCGACCGGCAGGTCGATGACCAGGGTGAGGTCCGGCCGCGGGCGCTCGGCCACCAGTCCGCGCAAGGCCTCGACCGGGGCCGTGCCGAGCTTGTGGCCGTAGCCCTGGTAGGCCAGGGTCGAATCGGTGAAACGGTCGCAGAGCACCCAAGTGCCGGCGGCCAGCGCCGGGCGGACGGTCCGCGCCAGGTGCTCGGCCCGGGCGGCGGAGTGCAGCAGCGCTTCGGTCAGCGGCAGCCAGCGTTCCGCCGGGCCGTCGACCAGGAGGTTGCGGATCTGCTCGGCGCCGGGGCTGCCGCCGGGCTCGCGGGTCTCGGCCACGGCCAGACCCTCGGCCCGCAAGGCGGCGGCCAGCAGCCCGACCTGGGTCGATTTGCCGGCGCCCTCGCCGCCTTCGAAAGTAATGAACCTCGCCTCCGCCATGGCGGCGACTCTGCCGGGGCGCCTCCCGGCGGTCAATCGGGGGCGCTCGATTGCAGGGGTCGTGCGTGGCGGCTTCCGTCAGGGCGCGCCGGTCACGAAGTACATCAGGGCCGAGACGATCCGCCCAAACGGCCCGAGCTGCTCGACCGAATGCCCGGCATAGAGCGGGAACTCGCGCGGCGCCATTTCCGGGGCGGTCACCCTCAGGGTCCCGATCTGGTCGCCTTCCTGGATCGGCGCCGGCACCGGCTGCTCGTAGATCGCGGTCACGACCATGTCCTTTCGGGCCTTGCGCGGCAGGGTGATCACGATGTCCTCGGGCGAGGTCAGCGGTACGTTCATGGCGTCGCCCAGCCAGACGTCCGCGGCCTCGACGCTCTCGCCGGCCTTGAACAAAGTGTAGTTGTTGAACTCGCGGAAGCCCCAGTTGAGGATCCGTTCGGTCTCCCGGCCCCGCTCCTTCATGCTGCCCAAGCCGGTCGCGACCAGGATCAGGCGCCGGCCGTTGCGCTCGGCCGAGGCCGTGAGGCCATAGCCGGCCTCCTCGGTGTGTCCGGTCTTCAGGCCATCGGCCCCAGTGTTGCGGTAGAGCAGCGGGTTGCGATTGCCCTGGCGGATGTCGTTCCAGGTGAATTCCTTCTCGGAGTAATAGGCATAGTACTCCGGGTATTGCTCGATGATCAGCTGCGCCAGGATCGCCAGGTCGCGCGCCGACATCCGTTGGCGCTCGTCGGGCCAGCCGGTGGCGTTCGCGAAGCTGGAGTTGGTCAGGCCGATCTCCCGCGCCTTGTCGGTCATGGCCTCGGCGAAGGCCTCCTCCGAGCCGGACAGGCCTTCTGCCAGGACGATGGAGGCGTCGTTGCCGGACTGCACGATCACGCCGCGCAGCAGGTCCTCGACCCTGATCTGCTTGCCGACCTCGACGAACATCTTGGAGCCGCCCTTGCGCCAGGCCTTCTCTGACACCGTGAAGGTGTCGTCCAGGGAAAGGCTGCCCTCGCGCAGCTTCTCGAAGACCATGTAGGAGGTCATGATCTTGCTCATCGAGGCCGGCGGCATGGGCAGGTCAGCATCCTTCTCGAAGAGCACCGTATTGGTGCTCATGTCGACCAGGATGGCCTCTCGCGCCAGGGTCTGGAACTCGGCCCTGGCGCCGAAGGAAACGCACAACAGGGCCGCGAGACCGATCGCTGCGGCAGTAAGTCTTGGCATCTTCACTCCAAAGGGGATCTTCGGTCGGCTCTATCGGCTCCCGGATCGGCAGCTGGAATTCGCCTATCGCGGGATTGCGCCGAAAATATGACGGTCGGAGTCTGCGCTGGGATAGCGTTCATTCCACCACGATGCGGGCGTCGTTGTAGCCTTTCGACAGCAGCGAGCTGAACAGGCGATCCGCGTCCTCGATCGAGGCCAGCGGCCCGAAGCGAACCCGGAAAAAATGCCGGCCGTCGACGATCGTGGGCGCGATCGAGGGCCGTCCCAGCGGGGTCAGGCGGACCCGAAGCCGATTGGCGTTGTGGAAATACATGAAGGATCCGGCCTGCACATAGAGCCGGTCGGCCCGCTCTGAACGGATCGTCACAACTCCGTCCGGCTGCGGCATCGCGTTGTCGGCGATGAAATCCAGGCGCCCGCGATCTGCCAAGGGCTCGGCGGCTCTCAGCGACCCGCCGCCGATCGCAGCGCTGTCGTTCGGAGTCGGCGGCGGCGCGGAGGCCGATGGCGCCAGGGGCACCACGGCCACCGCCACAGTCGGCACCGCCAGGGGCGCCGGGTCGTCGTCCTGCCGCGATTGGGCCGCGGCGGCGAGGCGGCGGCTCTCCGCTTCGATCAGTTCGACCCTCACCTTTGCGGTCCCGGCCTCCTGAAATCCCAGGAGCTCGGCGGCCTGACGAGAGACGTCGATGATTCGGCCGCGCGCGAAGGGCCCGCGATCGTTGACCTTGAGCCTGAGCGAGCGGCCGTTCTCGAGATTGGTCACCCGAACCATGGACGGCATCGGCAGGGTCCGATGCGCGGCCGTCAGGGCTTCCTGATCGTAGGTCTCGCCGTTGGCCGTCGGCTTGCCGTCGAAGCCGGGGCCGTACCAGGAGGCGATCCCCGTCTCGTCGTAGTCGTACTGAATCCGTGGGTAGTACCAGGTGCCTTGGATCTGATAGGGCTTGCCGATCTTGTAGTGCCCGGCTGCGGGGGCCGGCCGCTCGGGCCTGGCCTTTTTGCTCTCCTCGACGCTGTGGACCGCCACCTGGGTCTCGCTGCAACCGCTCAGCCAGACGGCAGCGGCGGCCAGCACGGCGAGCCGGTGGCTCGAGTGGCACCGCCCTGAGCTTTCCCAGAACCGGCTCAATTGACGCCCTCCTTCTTGTCTCCGCCAGGCTCGATCGATGCCTGTCGAAGCTGCTGCAGCAGATCGGCAGAGGGATAGCCGTCGGGCGGCAATCCGGCGCCGCGCTGATAGGCGCGCACCGCCCGCCGCGTCAACGGCCCGGCGACGCCATCGGGTTTCCCGACGTCGAAGCCCAGGGTGTTCAGGCGACTCTGGATTTCCTCGACCTCGGCCCGGCTCAGCGGCCGGTCGGAGGAATCCGGTTCGCTGAGGAGCCGGCTCCGGCCCTTCAGCCGGTCGGCCAGATGCCCGACCGCCAGTGCGTAGAGAACCGAGCGGTTCCACTTCATGATGGTGCGGAAGTTCTCGTAGACCAGGAAGGCCGGCCCCCGATGTCCCGCCGGCAGCACGATCGAGCCGGTGATCTGGGAAACCGGCAGGCGCTTGCCGTCGCTTCGCCGTATCCCGAGCCGGGCCCAGTCCGAAACCGCCCGCCGGGTCCCGAGCCCGGCCAGCTCGAGGTCGAAGCCCTTCGGCAGCCGGACCTCGCGGCCCCAGGTCTCCTCCTTGCGCCAGCCGATGCGGCTCAAGTAGTTGGCCGCGGATCCGAAGGCGTCCGGCAGGTTGGTCCAGATGTCGCGGCGGCCGTCGCCGTCGAAGTCGACCGCGTAGCTCTTGAAGGTCGAGGGAATGAACTGCATGTGCCCCATGGCGCCGGCCCAGGACCCCAGCATCTTGTCCGGCGCGATATGCCCCTGCTCCAGGATCCGCAGGGCATCGATGAGCTGGACCCGGAAGAACTTGCTGCGCCGAGGGTCGTACGCCAGGGTCGCCAGGGCTTCGACGACCCCAAAGCGGCCCTTGTAGTCGCCGAAGTTGCTTTCCAGCCCCCAGAAGGCCACGAGGTAGTGCGGCGGCACGCCGTACCCGCGGTAGACCCGCGCGAGGAGCCGGCGGTGCTTGACGAGCAGCTGCCGACCGCGCTTGATCCGCTCCTTGGTCAGGCGCTTGTCGAAATAGCCCCAGAACGTCTGGGTGAACTCCGGCTGGCGCCGGTCGAGCTCGACGATCTTGGGGTTCGGCCGCAAGCCGGTCAGCGCCTTGTCGAGTGTCGCCTCTGAAACGCCTTGCCTGCGGGCCTCGGCTCTCAGCTCGCGCAGGAAGTCGTCGAAGGTCCCCTGGGCCGCGGCCAGCGGTGAGAAGGCCGTGCTCAACGCGGCCACCAGGACCCAGAGCCGGAGGCCGGCTAGACGGCGTCCCCAGGACCTCCGGCAAGCTTCAATCTGGAGCGAGATCAATCGTTCAACCTTCGCGTCGACACCGCGGCAGGAAGCGGTGAACCTTCTGCCACAGGTGCCTGCTTCGCGCAATCCGCGGTTTCGCACCACGGCGTTCCAGGCCCCGAAGGCCTTCGCCCGCCGCTCCCGGGACGGGACGGCGCCCGCTGCGGCGCTGCCCGGAGTCCTCCGCGAGGCGCCGAAACCCTACGCCGGCAAGCCCGCCCTTCAAACGTCCAGAGCACTCAGAGAAAGGCCGCCGCCCGGCGAGCCCGGAGGCCGCTCTACAGAAAGCCCTGATTCATTTCGATCTTTCCCGAGGCTATCTGGCTGTTTTTCTTGATTCAATTCAATTACGTGTACAGATTATTCTGCATTTTTATAGAAGCTTAACAATTAGTTTCTTCTTAAGAATTTCATGTTTGATGGTAGTTCTGCAAATAAGACTTGCAACTATTTGTCTTTATTTGTTCGTTTTTCGGTTGCGGAGGGAGGTACTCCAATGCGGTTCCCGATGTTCGCAAGAGCGCGCTCGGCCCTGCATCGCTACAAGCAGAACGAGGAGGGCACGGCCATCGTACTCCTCGGCTTCGCGGTCTTCGTCCTGGTCGGCGCGGCCGGCCTGGCCTTCGATGCCGGGCGCGGCTACATGCTCAACGCCAGGCTGAGCCAGGCCGTGGACGCCGCCGCCCTGGCCGGCGGCCGCTCGCTCAGCATCGGCAGCGGCGGCGATTACAAGGCAGTTATCAAGAAGTACTTCAAGGCCAACCTGCCCGACGGCTACATGGGCGCCGAAATCCCGGATCCCATCATCGAGCTGAAGGGCGATGGCGACGAGATCGAGGTCGTCGCCACGGCCACGGTGCCGACCACCCTGATGCGGGTCCTGGGCTCCAAGAGCATGAAGATCGACGCCCGGGCCGTGGTCCACCGGGCGGTCAAGGGGCTGGAAGTCGCCCTGGTGCTCGACAACTCAGGCTCGATGTCCGGCGGCAAGATGACCGACCTCAAGGATTCCTCCAAGCTCCTGGTCGACATCCTCTACGGCGACAACGACGTCGTCGAGGACCTCTACGTCTCCATCGTGCCCTTCACCGGCCGGACCAACCTCAAAGGCCACACCCAGGTCCATCCGGTCGAACCGCCGCCGCCGAGCTCGACCTACATCTGCCTCGACATGCGCGGCGGGAACTTCGCCGAGAACGACGCGCCGCCGGTCACCAATCCCTTCGACCACTTCTCCAACGGGCCCTACACCTGGGAAGAGAATTCCACGAAGCACAAGGACAGGGTCTGTCCCAAGGCGGCGATCCTGCCTCTGGTCCAGAGCAAGTCCACGGTCAAGACGGCGATCAACGGCATGAAGGCCAAAGGCTGCACCCGCTACGACATCGGCACGGTCTGGGGCTGGCGGAACATCTCGCCCCGCTGGCAGGGGCTCTGGGGCGGCTCCCCGGGCAGCCTGCCATTGGCCTACGAAGAGGCCGACATGGAGAAGGCGATCATCATCATGACCGATGGCGCCAACACGCCGGACTGCCTGAAGGATGTCCAGACGGAGGAGCAGACCGAGCAGGCCTTCTCCCGGATCTGCGCGGACATGAAGGCCAACGGTATCGTGATCTACACCATCACCTTCAAGCTCGACGATCCCGACACCAACGACCTTTTCCGCACCTGTGCCTCCGGTCAGGAGCGCTACTTCAAGTCGCCCTCCAGCGACGCGCTGGAGACCGCCTTCACGACGATCGCCAACGATCTCTCGACCCTGCGGCTGAGCCAGTAGGAGAGGTCACGGCCGGCCGTTCGACCGAGTCGAACGGCAGAGACGACACGCAAGAGCCATCGGGGCGCGGCCAAGGGGCCGCGCCCCTTTTCCTTGCCCCGGCCCCCGGCGGCGCCCTTGGTCCGGCCCAACGCTTGGTTCGAGCCGGCGATCAATGCCATGACGGCCAAGGGCCGCACCCCCCACGACATCGGTGCGGTCTGGGGCTGGCGGGACATTTCGCCCGAATGGCGGGGTGTCTGGTCCGGCTCCGGCGCCAGCCTGCCCCTGGACTATCAAGAGGCCGACCTGGAGAAGGCGATCCTCATTCGGATCAGCGCTTTCGTCCTGATCGGCCTGACAGACATCCAAGGCGTGCAAACTGCGCATGTAATTCTATATATTACTACCACAAATACCTAGATTATTTACTGCATGTTAAGAGATAAGGAGTGAAGTGTTTCTCTGCAGAGGGCCTTTTCACCAAATTTATTGGGCCTTTTATTTCCTTATTCTGGGGCGGGAGGCCCTGAAGACATGCGCTCGTTCTTTCAATCCCGGTTTCGCCCGGCGGTGGGCCGCTTCGCCAAGGCGGAAGACGGTACGGCCATCGTCCTTCTCGGGTTTTCGGTCTTCGTCCTTGTCGGCGCGGCCGGCCTGGCCTTCGACGCCGGGCGCGGTTACATGCTCAACGCCAGGCTGAGCCAGGCCGTGGACGCCGCCGCCTTGGCCGGCGGCCGCTCGCTCAGCATCGGCGGCGGCGGTGACTACAAGGCGATCATCAAGAAGTATTTCAAGGCCAACCTGCCCGACGGATACATGGGCGCCGACGTTCAGGAGCCCACGATCACGCTCAGCACCGAAGGCGACGAGATCGAGGTCTTCGCCACGGCCACGGTGCCGACCACCCTGATGCGGGTTCTGGGCTCCAAGAGCATGAAGATCGACGCCCGGGCCGTCGTCCACCGGGCGGTCAAGGGTATGGAAGTCGCGCTGGTGCTCGACAACTCAGGCTCCATGTCCGGCAGCAAGATGGGCGACCTCAAGGACTCCTCGAAGCTCCTGGTCGACATTCTCTACGGCGACAACGAGACGGTCGAAGACCTCTATGTCTCGCTGGTTCCTTTCTCGGGCCGGACCAACGTGAAGGACCAGGTGGAGATCCATCCGACGTCCCCGCCGAACCCGGACTACGTTTGCCTCGACATGCGCAGCGGGACCTTCGCCGAGGACGACACGCCCCCGGCGACAAGTCCCTTCGGGCACTTCTCGAACGGCGAATACACCCACGAGAACGATCCCGGCAAGTACAAGAGCAAGGTCTGTCCGAAAGCCCAGGTTACGCCGCTGATCCAGCCCAAGACGTCGGTCAAGTCCGCGATCGACGCCATGCAGGCGAAGGGCTGCACCCGCTACGACATCGGTTCGGTGTGGGGCTGGCGCAACATCTCGCCCGAATGGCGGGCTGTCTGGTCCGGCTCCAGCGCCAGCCTGCCCCTGGACTATGAAGAGGCCGACATGGAGAAGGCGATCATCATCATGACCGATGGCGCCAACACGCCGGACTGTCTCCAGGACGTCCAGACCCAGGAGGAGACCGAGCAGGCCTTCGCCCGGATCTGCGCCGATATGAAGGCCAACGGCATCGTGATCTACACGATCACCTTCAAGCTCGACGATCCCGACACCAACACCCTGTTCCGCGAATGCGCCTCGGGCGCGGAGCGCTACTTCAAGTCGCCCTCGGGCGACCAGCTGGAGGCCGCCTTCACGGCGATCGCCAACGACCTCTCGACCCTGAGGCTGAGCCAGTAGCGGCTTGGTCACCGACCCCTCGACTCGGGGCCGCGGCAGATCCTGCCGCGGCCCTTTTCCTATGCGGAGCCCGGGCGCTCCGCCGGAGACGCCGTCCGGCGGCAAGGCAGGCGACCTCTCGGTCGAAACATCGCGTTTTGGTTGTAAATGTTCAGTAAACTAAATAAAAATTGAATACACTAGAGTATTGCATATTTATTTATCCGGAGATTTGGGTTATATTTACTTTCACAAGTCGTTCCGGATGGATACATGAAGATCGCGGCGACTCAACGACTGCGGGACCGTCCAGCAAGCTTCCTTCGCGACGAGGGGGGCTCCGGCCTCGCTCTGATCGCGTGGTCGATGCTGACCTTGGCGGCCGCCTCGGGCCTCGCTTTCGATGCCGGCCGCGGCTACCTCATCAAGGCCAAGCTCGGCCAGGCCGTCGATGCCGCAGCGCTCGCCGGCGGCCGGGCGCTGGCCGCCCGGGACGGCGCCCGCTACGAGTCCCAGATTATCAAGTATTTCAGGGCGAACTTCCCCGACGGCTATCTGGGCGTCGCGGTCGCCGAGACCGAGCTCGACATCCGGTTGCGGGGCGAGAAGATCGAGGTCACCGCCTCGGTCGAGGTGCCGACGACGTTGCTGCGGACGGTCAACATCCGGGGCTTCACCGTCTCGGCCAGCGCAGCGGTCAACCGCACGGTGCGAGGCCTGGAGATCGCCATGGTGCTCGACAACTCCGGTTCCATGAATGGTCGCAAACTCAGAGAGTTGAAGGCAGCCGCGGATATTCTGGTCGAAGCCCTCTACGGCGACGGTGGGACGGCCGACAACGTCTACGTGTCCCTGGTGCCCTTCACCGCCCGCGCCAACGTCAAGGGCCAGGACAAGGTCCACCCGGGCAAGTCGCCCAACAAGGACTACGTCTGCTTCGACGTGCGTCCCGGCACCCACGCGGTGGGTGACAGCAATCCCGTCGACATGCCCTTCGAGCACTACTCCGGGACCCTCTCGGCCGACAGGAACCCCAAGGCCTATGCCGACAAGATCTGCCCGAAATCGGCCGTTCAACCCCTCACACGAAAGCGGGCCGAGGTCGAGGGCGCGATCAGGGACATGAAGGCGAAGGGCTGCACCCGCTACGACCTCGGGGCGGCCTGGGGCTGGCGCGCGCTCTCGCCCAAGTGGCGTGGCTTTTGGCAGGGCGTGGAGTTCGAGCAGCCCTTCGAGTACGGCGAGCAGGGCCTCTCCAAGGCGGTCATCATCATGACCGATGGCGAGAACACGCCCAAGGACTGTGCCCTCGATCTGGAGAGCAAGCAGGAAACCGAGGCGATGTTCGTCGAGGCCTGCCAGGGGATGAAGACCGAGGGCATCATCGTCTACACCATCACCTTCCAGGTCGAGGACGAGACCACCAACGCGATCTTTGAGAGCTGTGCGTCCGGAAGGGCCCGGGCCTTTCGCTCGCCCGACGGCGCCGAGCTGATCTCGGCCTTCGAGGAAATCGCCGGCGATCTCTCGACCCTGCGCCTGGTGCAGTAGGCCCTCGCAGGCGCGCGAATCAAGTCTGCAGCGGCTTTCCCCGGTGCCTCACAGACGGCCGACGGCGCGGGTGGCGCCGGTTGTGGTGCCCCTGCGGGGGTTGTGCCATAACAGGGTTGCTGCAACCGGAGATCCGGAGGCGACGAGTCGATGCGGGGTTGCTTTCTGCGGGCTTTAC
Coding sequences within it:
- a CDS encoding pilus assembly protein TadG-related protein codes for the protein MRSFFQSRFRPAVGRFAKAEDGTAIVLLGFSVFVLVGAAGLAFDAGRGYMLNARLSQAVDAAALAGGRSLSIGGGGDYKAIIKKYFKANLPDGYMGADVQEPTITLSTEGDEIEVFATATVPTTLMRVLGSKSMKIDARAVVHRAVKGMEVALVLDNSGSMSGSKMGDLKDSSKLLVDILYGDNETVEDLYVSLVPFSGRTNVKDQVEIHPTSPPNPDYVCLDMRSGTFAEDDTPPATSPFGHFSNGEYTHENDPGKYKSKVCPKAQVTPLIQPKTSVKSAIDAMQAKGCTRYDIGSVWGWRNISPEWRAVWSGSSASLPLDYEEADMEKAIIIMTDGANTPDCLQDVQTQEETEQAFARICADMKANGIVIYTITFKLDDPDTNTLFRECASGAERYFKSPSGDQLEAAFTAIANDLSTLRLSQ
- a CDS encoding pilus assembly protein TadG-related protein, with translation MKIAATQRLRDRPASFLRDEGGSGLALIAWSMLTLAAASGLAFDAGRGYLIKAKLGQAVDAAALAGGRALAARDGARYESQIIKYFRANFPDGYLGVAVAETELDIRLRGEKIEVTASVEVPTTLLRTVNIRGFTVSASAAVNRTVRGLEIAMVLDNSGSMNGRKLRELKAAADILVEALYGDGGTADNVYVSLVPFTARANVKGQDKVHPGKSPNKDYVCFDVRPGTHAVGDSNPVDMPFEHYSGTLSADRNPKAYADKICPKSAVQPLTRKRAEVEGAIRDMKAKGCTRYDLGAAWGWRALSPKWRGFWQGVEFEQPFEYGEQGLSKAVIIMTDGENTPKDCALDLESKQETEAMFVEACQGMKTEGIIVYTITFQVEDETTNAIFESCASGRARAFRSPDGAELISAFEEIAGDLSTLRLVQ